GGCAAGCTTCGGTCAGAAGAAAACATTCTGTGGAGCTTCGCCCCACATGACATCTCTGCCATTCTCTACCTTCTAGAAGAAACACCGGTTACTGTTACAGCAACGGGTGGGTCATTTGTAAATCCTCACATTTATGACACCACACTAACAGCCTGCGAGTTTCAAAGCGGCGTGAAGGCGCACATATTTGTAAGTTGGCTCCACCCGTTCAAAGAGCAACGATTAGTCGTCGTTGGTGCTCAAAAAATGGCTGTATTCGATGACGTAGAAAAAGAGCGCAAACTTACGATCTACTCGCACAGCATTGATTGGCTAAATCGCCTTCCGATTGCGCATAAAGGCGAAGGCCAGCCGGTGCCTCTTCCAGTTGAGGAGCCTCTCAGGAACGAATGTGAACACTTCATTGAGAGCCTTGTTACCCGAAGAATGCCACGGACCGACGGCAATAATGGAGTGAAAGTGCTTGAGATTCTGGATGCCTGTGAGCGATCGCTGCATGCGCAGGCCGCATCTGTTAAGGTCCATGGAGAAACGACAAAGTATTTCGCCGACCCTACAGCAGTTATCGACAGTGGTAGCGAAATTGGCGAGGGTACCAAGATCTGGCATTTCAGCCATGTGATGCCTCGCTCCCGGATCGGAAATAATTGCAATTTGGGTCAGAATGTTGTGGTAGGTCCAGATGTCAGGATCGGCGATAGAGTAAAAATTCAGAATAACGTTTCAGTGTATACCGGAGTGGAGCTTGAGGACGACGTCTTCTGCGGGCCGTCCATGGTGTTCACAAATGTGATCAATCCGCGCAGCCACGTCGAACGGAAGCACGAGTATCGACGAACGCTCGTGAAACAGGGCGCTTCGATCGGAGCAAATGCAACCATCCTCTGCGGGGTCACACTAGGTCGGTATTGTTTTGTGGCCGCTGGCGCGGTCGTCACCAGCGATGTTCCCGACTACGCGCTCGTGATGGGGGTTCCGGCAATCCAGACTGGTTGGATGTGTGTGTGCGGAGTTCGGCTGCCTGCTGCAAGTAACTCAAGCTGCAGCGAGTGTGGGCGCACTTACCTTATCGAGGACGGTTATTGTCGAGAGACAACCCAAACCTCTGCTATAGCAGCGTAACCTTATCATTGATCACTTCTATCTCATGCAGCGCTCTGATTTCCCCTAGCGGAGAGTGGATCACTTAGGTCTCCAGGCTCATCGCAGTCTGTAGTCATATGAAGCTCGTTTCATTCCGCACCAACAACCTATAGGAGCGGATCGCCGTGACCTCTCTGCTGAACTACAGAAAGACGCTCATCCTGACGTCGCAGATCTTCCTATTAGCCATGAGCTATTACGGAAGTTTTATGCTTCGATTCGACTTTCGCCCGGAAGTGAGCTATCAGCTGCTTTTCGTGCGGACACTACCCGTGGTTCTTGCGGCCGAGTTGCTCGCGTTTTACACGTTTGGGCTTCTCCGTGGATGGTGGCGTTACGCGGGAATGAGCGACGCGCTGGACATTTGCGAGGCTACGTTTGCTAGCGCTGTGATCCTTTATTTGCTGATCGAGGTGGTTCTTCGAGTGGATGGGTACCCCCGATCGGTGCTTGCGATTAACTTGGTCCTTACTGTGCTCGTTGTGGGAGGAACGCGCTTTGCGGTTCGCGCCTACACGGAAGGCGCGCAGCACAGTGCCGCTGAACTTAACACTTTGATTGTTGGGGCCGGCAGGGCAGGGAGCACCATTGCGCGCGAACTGAAGCGTAATTCGGGGCTAAACCTGAAGCCGGTTGGATTCGTTGACGACGATCCCAGC
This genomic interval from Edaphobacter bradus contains the following:
- a CDS encoding Gfo/Idh/MocA family oxidoreductase; protein product: MLPKIAVIGNGYWGTNLVRNFHALGVLKCVCDSRAESRQEAQAQFGVDTCSSVSALLNDPEIQGVVIAAPAAQHYELAKNCLFAGKDVYVEKPLAMRVEEGRELVAIAETRRRVLMVGHILQYHPAILKLKELIDSGELGRIQYIYSSRLNWGKLRSEENILWSFAPHDISAILYLLEETPVTVTATGGSFVNPHIYDTTLTACEFQSGVKAHIFVSWLHPFKEQRLVVVGAQKMAVFDDVEKERKLTIYSHSIDWLNRLPIAHKGEGQPVPLPVEEPLRNECEHFIESLVTRRMPRTDGNNGVKVLEILDACERSLHAQAASVKVHGETTKYFADPTAVIDSGSEIGEGTKIWHFSHVMPRSRIGNNCNLGQNVVVGPDVRIGDRVKIQNNVSVYTGVELEDDVFCGPSMVFTNVINPRSHVERKHEYRRTLVKQGASIGANATILCGVTLGRYCFVAAGAVVTSDVPDYALVMGVPAIQTGWMCVCGVRLPAASNSSCSECGRTYLIEDGYCRETTQTSAIAA